One Sediminibacillus dalangtanensis genomic region harbors:
- the queG gene encoding tRNA epoxyqueuosine(34) reductase QueG — protein MAYEELKQEIIDYSKSIGIDKVRFASVDVFTELKSRLERQQDLGYQSGFEKGSIEERTNPVKLMPEAQSIISIALAYPSRLKDAPKSKKGERRGLFCRASWGKDYHDILRDKLEKLAAFISEKVYGFSYRSMVDTGELSDRAVAERAGIGFSGKNTTLITPEFGSYVYLGEMITNVPFTPDEPVEDSCGECTKCIDACPTGALVQGGQLNAQKCIAFLTQTKDFLPDEYRGKLGNRIYGCDTCQLVCPKNRKKDFHLHPEMEPDPEVVKPKLVPLLSMSNREFKEKFGDIAGSWRGKKPIQRNAIIALGHYKEESAVDELIRLMKEDPRPVIRGTAAWSLGKIGTEEAFAAIEAAKQRETDEQVLVEMDKGLEFNETARQHA, from the coding sequence ATGGCCTACGAGGAGTTGAAGCAGGAGATTATAGACTATAGCAAGTCCATTGGCATCGATAAGGTTAGATTTGCTTCTGTGGACGTATTTACCGAGCTAAAGTCACGGTTGGAGCGACAGCAGGATCTTGGCTATCAGTCAGGCTTTGAAAAGGGTTCAATCGAGGAACGTACAAATCCTGTCAAGCTGATGCCTGAGGCGCAGTCGATTATTTCGATTGCCCTTGCCTATCCCTCCAGACTGAAGGACGCCCCGAAGAGCAAGAAAGGGGAGCGGCGCGGTCTGTTCTGCCGTGCGTCCTGGGGAAAAGATTATCATGATATTTTACGGGATAAATTGGAGAAACTGGCAGCGTTCATTTCGGAGAAGGTTTACGGCTTTAGCTATCGATCGATGGTTGATACCGGAGAGCTCTCAGATCGTGCTGTTGCAGAACGGGCCGGCATCGGGTTCAGCGGAAAAAACACTACCCTGATCACTCCTGAGTTCGGTTCGTATGTTTATTTAGGAGAGATGATCACCAATGTTCCATTCACACCGGATGAACCAGTCGAAGACAGCTGTGGGGAATGCACCAAGTGTATCGATGCTTGTCCGACAGGAGCATTGGTCCAAGGCGGCCAATTGAACGCCCAGAAGTGTATCGCCTTTTTGACGCAGACAAAGGACTTCTTGCCGGATGAATACAGGGGGAAACTAGGAAACCGGATTTATGGCTGTGATACGTGTCAGCTTGTCTGTCCAAAGAATCGCAAGAAAGATTTTCACTTGCATCCGGAAATGGAGCCAGACCCCGAGGTTGTCAAACCGAAGCTTGTGCCGCTGCTCTCCATGTCCAACCGGGAATTTAAAGAAAAATTCGGCGATATTGCCGGTTCTTGGCGAGGAAAAAAACCGATTCAACGCAATGCGATCATCGCTCTCGGCCATTATAAGGAAGAAAGTGCCGTAGACGAGCTAATCCGGTTGATGAAAGAAGATCCACGACCAGTCATCCGCGGGACTGCGGCCTGGTCATTGGGGAAAATTGGTACGGAAGAGGCTTTCGCAGCTATCGAAGCAGCCAAACAAAGAGAAACAGATGAACAAGTGCTAGTGGAAATGGATAAAGGACTCGAGTTCAACGAAACTGCCAGACAGCATGCTTGA
- a CDS encoding amidase domain-containing protein: MDDKQLLTAYWQHLLEQRNDGEPENWIARKKRLHEERGNKVPRIRGEGKLLRKSQEQQDQCRIEYDLLAVFFIKQGNSFYHEEEQRRHTAIIQAGRVASDELVLPTKTAKSLPVIEVFGKEEARSQRFDYDRRAAVQYAERWWNDYNPEFQKFAVDCTSYVSQCLYAGGAPMWGMPDKGRGWWYQADSWSYSWAVAHSLRWYLSGSTQGLKGKEVERASDLLPGDVICYDFQGDGRWDHNTIVVSKDTNGEPLVNAHTDNSRHRYWEYRDSMAWTEDCQYKFFRIGE, from the coding sequence ATGGATGACAAACAACTATTGACGGCGTATTGGCAGCATCTTCTGGAGCAGAGAAACGATGGGGAGCCGGAAAATTGGATTGCACGGAAAAAACGTCTGCATGAAGAGCGCGGAAATAAGGTGCCGAGAATCAGAGGGGAAGGAAAACTACTGCGGAAAAGTCAAGAGCAACAGGATCAATGCAGAATTGAGTATGATTTACTGGCAGTATTCTTTATCAAACAAGGGAATTCTTTTTATCATGAAGAAGAGCAGCGCCGCCATACTGCTATCATCCAGGCGGGTCGAGTAGCAAGTGATGAGCTGGTTCTTCCTACCAAGACGGCAAAATCGCTTCCGGTCATCGAAGTATTCGGCAAAGAGGAAGCGCGTTCGCAACGCTTCGACTATGACAGACGGGCTGCAGTCCAATATGCAGAGCGCTGGTGGAACGATTACAACCCCGAGTTTCAAAAATTTGCCGTGGATTGTACCAGCTATGTATCCCAATGTCTCTATGCCGGCGGAGCACCGATGTGGGGAATGCCCGACAAAGGGCGTGGCTGGTGGTATCAGGCGGACAGCTGGAGTTACAGCTGGGCTGTTGCCCATTCTTTGCGCTGGTACTTGAGCGGGTCGACACAAGGATTAAAAGGAAAAGAAGTGGAAAGGGCGAGTGATTTACTTCCTGGTGATGTGATTTGTTATGATTTTCAAGGGGATGGGCGGTGGGATCATAATACGATCGTCGTGTCAAAGGACACAAACGGCGAGCCGCTTGTCAACGCCCATACCGACAACAGCCGGCATCGCTATTGGGAATACCGGGACTCGATGGCCTGGACGGAAGACTGTCAGTATAAATTTTTCCGGATCGGTGAATGA
- the trmL gene encoding tRNA (uridine(34)/cytosine(34)/5-carboxymethylaminomethyluridine(34)-2'-O)-methyltransferase TrmL: MAIHVVLFQPEIPANTGNISRTCLATGTTLHLIRPLGFSTDDRMVRRAGLDYWKDVTIHYYDSLDELYQTYPDGNFYYIENFGTKHYTDFDFNQPDEDLFFVFGRETNGIPKELLEGKEDKCLRIHMNDMVRSLNLSNTAAIIVYEALRQQGFPGLH, translated from the coding sequence GTGGCAATACACGTAGTTTTATTTCAGCCAGAAATACCCGCCAATACGGGGAATATTTCACGTACCTGCCTGGCTACTGGTACGACACTTCATCTGATCAGACCGCTTGGTTTTTCCACCGACGACAGGATGGTACGCAGAGCAGGTTTGGATTATTGGAAGGATGTCACCATCCATTATTATGATTCCTTGGATGAACTGTACCAAACGTACCCGGACGGGAATTTTTACTATATTGAAAACTTCGGCACCAAGCATTATACCGACTTTGATTTCAATCAGCCGGATGAAGATTTGTTTTTCGTGTTCGGCAGGGAAACGAATGGTATTCCGAAAGAGCTGCTTGAGGGAAAAGAGGATAAGTGTTTACGAATTCACATGAATGATATGGTCCGCTCCCTGAATTTATCCAATACCGCGGCAATCATCGTATATGAAGCGTTGAGGCAACAGGGATTTCCAGGTTTGCATTAA
- a CDS encoding PrkA family serine protein kinase, with the protein MDILKKIQDHREDQKKLKWEGTFADYLDLLKERPYLAQSAHSRVYNMIKHKGVTEREDGVKTYSFFSDALYGLDEALERLVEEYFHPAARRLDVKKRILLLMGPVSGGKSTLVALLKRGLEEYTLTDEGAVYAIKGCPMHEDPLHLIPPHLRSDFEEQYGVKIEGSLSPLNTMRLEKEYDGRIEDVMVERIFFSEDKRTGIGTFSPSDPKSQDIADLTGSIDFSTIAEYGSESDPRAYRFDGELNKANRGIMEFQEMLKCDEKFLWHLLSLTQEGNFKAGRFALISADELIVAHTNESEYRSFIANKKNEALHSRMIVMPVPYNLRLSEEERIYEKMIKESDIKDVHIAPHTLRVAAMFTVLSRLKESNRGSISLLKKMYLYDGQNVEGYSDADVLEMKKEYADEGMSGIDPRYVINRISSTIIKKEMTSINALDVLRSLKDGLDSHASISKDDKERYLNFISIARKEYDEIAKKEVQKAFVYSYEESARTLMENYLDNVEAYCNKAKLHDPLTGDEMHPDEKLMRSIEEQIGISENAKKAFREEILIRISAYARKGKKFNYQSHERLREAIQKKLFADLKDVVKITTSSKTPDEQQLKKINEVVATLIDEYGYNSTSANELLRYVGSLLNR; encoded by the coding sequence ATGGATATATTGAAAAAAATCCAGGATCATAGAGAAGATCAGAAAAAGTTGAAATGGGAAGGGACCTTCGCGGACTATCTGGATCTGTTAAAGGAACGGCCTTATTTAGCTCAATCTGCCCATTCAAGGGTCTATAACATGATTAAGCATAAGGGAGTCACGGAGCGTGAAGACGGAGTAAAGACATACAGTTTTTTTTCCGATGCGCTATACGGATTGGATGAAGCGCTGGAACGTCTGGTAGAGGAATATTTTCATCCAGCGGCAAGAAGACTCGATGTAAAAAAGCGGATCTTGCTTTTGATGGGACCTGTAAGTGGAGGGAAATCGACACTGGTTGCCCTGTTGAAGCGGGGGTTGGAGGAGTACACGTTGACCGATGAAGGAGCTGTTTATGCAATCAAGGGCTGTCCGATGCATGAGGATCCATTGCATTTGATTCCCCCGCATTTACGGTCGGATTTTGAAGAACAGTATGGTGTGAAAATTGAGGGGAGCTTGTCTCCGCTGAATACCATGCGCCTTGAAAAGGAATACGATGGGCGAATAGAAGATGTCATGGTGGAGCGGATTTTCTTTTCTGAAGATAAACGAACAGGAATCGGTACTTTTAGTCCTTCCGACCCGAAATCACAGGACATAGCAGATTTAACCGGGTCGATAGATTTTTCGACCATTGCTGAGTACGGCTCAGAGTCCGATCCGCGCGCTTACCGGTTTGATGGGGAACTCAACAAGGCCAATCGCGGGATCATGGAGTTTCAGGAAATGCTGAAATGTGATGAGAAGTTCCTATGGCACTTACTTTCTCTCACCCAGGAAGGAAATTTCAAGGCGGGCAGATTCGCCCTTATTTCTGCCGATGAACTAATTGTGGCTCACACGAACGAATCCGAATACCGATCATTTATTGCCAATAAAAAGAACGAAGCGCTTCATTCCAGGATGATTGTCATGCCGGTTCCATACAATTTACGGTTGAGTGAAGAAGAACGGATTTATGAAAAAATGATCAAGGAAAGCGACATAAAAGATGTCCATATCGCACCGCATACACTCCGGGTTGCAGCCATGTTCACGGTCTTAAGCAGATTGAAAGAGTCCAATCGCGGCAGCATCAGTCTGCTCAAAAAAATGTATCTGTATGACGGTCAGAATGTGGAAGGCTATAGTGATGCCGACGTACTTGAAATGAAGAAAGAATATGCAGATGAAGGAATGAGCGGGATTGATCCGCGTTATGTCATCAACCGGATATCCTCGACGATCATCAAGAAGGAAATGACCTCGATCAATGCACTTGATGTCTTGCGTTCACTAAAGGATGGTCTCGACAGCCACGCGTCCATTTCTAAAGATGACAAGGAAAGATATTTGAATTTTATTTCGATCGCCAGAAAAGAATACGATGAAATCGCCAAAAAAGAAGTGCAGAAGGCATTCGTTTATTCGTATGAAGAGTCGGCACGGACATTGATGGAAAACTATCTTGATAATGTCGAAGCCTACTGTAACAAAGCAAAACTACATGATCCGCTGACAGGGGATGAAATGCACCCGGATGAAAAACTGATGCGTTCGATCGAGGAACAGATCGGTATTTCTGAAAATGCCAAAAAAGCGTTCCGGGAAGAGATTTTGATCCGGATTTCTGCCTATGCCCGTAAAGGGAAAAAGTTCAATTATCAATCACATGAACGTTTGCGGGAAGCAATTCAGAAAAAACTATTTGCCGATTTAAAAGACGTTGTCAAAATTACGACATCGAGCAAGACACCGGATGAACAACAGCTCAAGAAAATCAATGAAGTGGTCGCCACACTGATCGATGAGTACGGCTACAATTCCACTTCGGCGAATGAACTGCTGCGTTACGTCGGCAGCTTGTTGAACCGATGA
- a CDS encoding 2-oxoglutarate dehydrogenase E1 component, with amino-acid sequence MTQQESSGRFWENFHGPNMGYIEEQYELYKQDPSTIDTSLKEMFDQHGAPEWLTQTGGLQQTDSATTSASDIKKLTSTMKLVEAIRRYGHLEADIYPVGKEKDRNSELVNPAYYNLTNEDLEAIPASWIWEEAPGNVTNALEVVNLLKKNYAGTTSFEYDHVNNDDERKWLQDKIDTGAFALSLSQEEKRQLLKRLTDVEGFESFLAKTFVGQKRFSIEGLEMMVPMLDKAVNNSFTDETEEILMGMAHRGRLSVLTHVLGKPYDKIFSEFHYSSDKELMPSAGSKGINYGWTGDVKYHFGAVKSLGEDKVSPTKITLAHNPSHLEFVNPVVEGFTRAAQEDIDQAGAPVQSQDRAFSILIHGDAAFIGEGVVAETLNMSDLPGYRTGGTLHLIANNLVGFTTGQDQGRSTRYASDLAKGFEIPIVHVNADDPEACVSAMALAYEYRQTFHKDFLIDLVGYRRYGHNEMDEPRATQPQLYKEIDKHDSVAVVYAKRLQEEGVIGDSDYEKFKKEREQELKGIFDNMMENKTDEPEPKPAPEALSNGLDDIRTAVPLEQLKQLNEGLLKRPEGFQGFKKLEKILKKRGEALEEGNKADWATAETLAYASILQDGVSIRLTGQDSERGTFAHRHLVLHDVETGDTYCPMHGLDQAKASFAIHNSPLSEAGVLGFEYGYSVQSPNTLVLWEAQFGDFANAGQVIFDQFIAAGRAKWGEKSNMVLLLPHGYEGQGPEHSSARLERFLQLAAENNWIVANVTTSAQYFHLLRRQAALRGKDAARPLVVMTPKSLLRNQRVASTAEEFSERNFEKIITQPGLPKTTKKAKRLVIGSGKVMVDIAETMSQNEEKVKDTHVIRLEQIYPFPAKELEKVLKDCPNVEEVIWVQEEPRNMGSWNFVKELLYNLLDEHQQLRYVGRPDRSSPAVGEPNIHKTEQKRIVQEALKLSKGGDSSEGN; translated from the coding sequence GTGACACAGCAAGAATCTAGTGGAAGATTCTGGGAAAATTTTCATGGTCCAAACATGGGGTACATTGAAGAACAGTACGAATTGTACAAACAAGACCCCTCGACAATCGATACATCTCTGAAAGAAATGTTCGATCAGCACGGGGCACCTGAATGGTTGACACAAACAGGGGGATTGCAGCAAACCGATTCAGCGACAACTTCAGCCAGTGATATTAAGAAACTAACCTCGACAATGAAACTTGTGGAGGCTATTCGCCGTTATGGACATCTAGAAGCGGACATATATCCTGTCGGAAAAGAGAAGGATCGCAACTCGGAGTTGGTCAATCCGGCTTATTATAACCTGACGAACGAAGATTTGGAAGCGATTCCTGCGAGTTGGATTTGGGAAGAAGCTCCAGGTAATGTGACCAATGCACTTGAAGTAGTCAACTTGTTGAAAAAGAATTATGCGGGTACTACTTCTTTTGAATATGATCATGTGAATAATGATGACGAGCGGAAATGGCTCCAAGATAAAATCGATACCGGCGCCTTTGCGTTGTCATTGAGTCAAGAAGAAAAAAGGCAGCTGTTGAAGCGGCTGACAGATGTAGAAGGATTTGAAAGTTTTCTTGCCAAGACCTTTGTCGGGCAAAAACGATTTTCCATCGAAGGCTTGGAAATGATGGTGCCGATGCTGGATAAAGCGGTCAATAACTCCTTCACGGATGAGACCGAGGAAATATTGATGGGGATGGCTCACAGGGGCCGTTTAAGCGTGTTGACCCACGTGCTTGGCAAGCCATATGACAAAATATTTTCTGAATTTCATTATTCATCAGATAAAGAATTGATGCCGTCAGCCGGTTCCAAAGGAATCAATTATGGCTGGACAGGAGATGTGAAGTATCATTTTGGGGCAGTGAAAAGCTTGGGAGAAGACAAGGTTTCACCGACTAAAATTACCTTGGCCCACAACCCTTCACATCTCGAATTTGTGAATCCGGTTGTGGAAGGCTTTACACGAGCCGCTCAGGAAGATATTGACCAAGCAGGCGCGCCTGTTCAAAGTCAGGACCGGGCTTTCAGCATTTTGATTCACGGAGATGCTGCTTTCATCGGTGAAGGCGTCGTAGCTGAAACCTTGAATATGAGCGATTTGCCTGGTTACCGGACAGGCGGCACCCTGCATTTGATCGCTAATAACCTGGTCGGTTTCACTACCGGTCAGGATCAAGGCAGGTCAACCAGATACGCGAGTGACTTGGCGAAAGGATTTGAAATTCCGATCGTCCATGTCAATGCGGATGATCCGGAGGCGTGTGTGTCCGCTATGGCGCTGGCATATGAATATCGGCAGACTTTCCATAAAGATTTTCTGATCGATTTAGTCGGCTATCGTCGTTACGGTCATAATGAAATGGACGAACCGCGAGCTACACAGCCGCAATTATACAAAGAAATCGATAAACATGACTCGGTTGCTGTCGTTTACGCGAAACGCCTTCAAGAAGAAGGGGTTATCGGCGATAGCGATTATGAGAAGTTTAAAAAAGAACGGGAGCAGGAGCTTAAGGGTATTTTCGATAATATGATGGAAAACAAAACGGACGAACCAGAACCGAAGCCGGCTCCAGAGGCGTTGTCCAACGGCCTCGACGACATCAGAACGGCTGTCCCACTTGAGCAGCTCAAGCAGTTGAATGAAGGTCTCCTCAAACGTCCGGAAGGTTTCCAAGGGTTTAAGAAACTGGAAAAAATCCTTAAAAAACGTGGGGAAGCTTTGGAGGAAGGAAACAAGGCGGATTGGGCAACGGCCGAAACGCTTGCTTATGCTTCTATTTTGCAAGATGGCGTCTCCATACGCTTGACCGGCCAGGATTCCGAAAGAGGAACCTTCGCCCATCGCCATTTGGTGCTTCATGATGTGGAAACGGGGGATACCTACTGTCCAATGCATGGATTGGATCAGGCGAAAGCTTCATTTGCCATCCACAACAGTCCGTTGTCCGAAGCGGGAGTGCTAGGTTTTGAGTATGGATACAGCGTTCAGTCGCCGAATACCCTGGTGCTTTGGGAAGCACAATTCGGTGATTTCGCCAATGCAGGCCAAGTGATTTTTGACCAATTTATTGCAGCAGGCCGAGCCAAGTGGGGAGAGAAATCAAACATGGTACTATTGCTCCCGCATGGCTACGAAGGTCAGGGGCCGGAGCATTCCAGTGCCAGACTTGAACGTTTCTTACAGCTAGCTGCTGAAAACAACTGGATTGTCGCCAACGTGACAACCAGTGCACAGTACTTCCATTTGTTACGCCGCCAGGCAGCATTGAGAGGAAAAGATGCGGCTCGTCCGCTTGTGGTGATGACGCCGAAGAGTTTGTTGCGGAATCAGCGTGTGGCTTCTACGGCAGAAGAGTTCAGCGAGCGGAATTTCGAGAAAATAATTACACAGCCAGGTCTTCCGAAGACGACGAAAAAAGCGAAAAGACTGGTCATCGGCAGTGGCAAAGTGATGGTGGATATCGCTGAAACGATGAGCCAGAATGAAGAGAAAGTGAAGGATACGCATGTGATCCGGTTGGAGCAAATTTATCCATTCCCGGCAAAAGAATTGGAAAAGGTTCTGAAGGATTGTCCAAATGTCGAAGAAGTAATCTGGGTTCAGGAAGAGCCTAGAAATATGGGCAGCTGGAACTTTGTCAAAGAACTTTTATACAATCTTCTGGATGAACATCAACAGTTGCGTTATGTCGGTCGTCCTGATCGGTCATCACCAGCGGTTGGAGAGCCAAACATACACAAAACAGAACAAAAACGAATCGTACAGGAAGCCTTAAAGCTGTCTAAAGGAGGAGATTCCAGTGAAGGAAATTAA
- the odhB gene encoding 2-oxoglutarate dehydrogenase complex dihydrolipoyllysine-residue succinyltransferase — protein MKEIKVPELAESITEGTIAEWLVKQGDKVEKGDPVLELETDKVNVEVNADYAGVIVELTKEEGDDVEVGDVIAKVDENGEAGGAEDNSQDESAKEEAPAEESKQESAPEEKPAASSQKEEQTSSSSKDTVASPAARKRARELGIDLSDVYPRDPLGRIRPEDVDQAAKGGQKQAEAPKQDKQQAAKSSEKTEFDKPVERVKMSRRRQTIANRLVEAQHNAAMLTTFNEVDMTAIMKLRSERKDKFLEKHDVKLGFMSFFTKAVVGALKEFPLINAEIQGNELVLKKFYDIGIAVSTDDGLVVPVVRDADRLDFAGVEREIAHLGKKARDKQLQMADLQGGSFTITNGGIFGSLLSTPILNAPQVGILGMHSIQKRPIVMPDDSIEVRPMMYVAMSYDHRIVDGKDAVQFLVRIKQMLEDPYDLLLEG, from the coding sequence GTGAAGGAAATTAAAGTCCCGGAATTAGCAGAATCGATTACAGAAGGTACTATCGCCGAATGGCTCGTAAAGCAAGGGGATAAAGTAGAAAAGGGCGACCCGGTATTGGAATTGGAAACCGACAAAGTCAACGTCGAAGTAAACGCAGACTATGCAGGTGTCATTGTTGAGCTTACAAAAGAAGAGGGCGACGATGTTGAAGTCGGCGACGTCATCGCCAAAGTGGACGAAAATGGGGAAGCCGGCGGTGCCGAAGATAACAGCCAGGATGAATCTGCAAAAGAGGAAGCTCCTGCAGAGGAAAGCAAACAGGAATCAGCTCCGGAAGAAAAGCCAGCTGCTTCTAGTCAAAAGGAAGAACAGACTTCTTCTAGCAGCAAAGACACGGTTGCTTCGCCTGCTGCCCGGAAGCGTGCCCGTGAACTAGGCATTGATCTCAGCGATGTTTACCCGCGGGATCCGCTGGGCCGGATTCGTCCGGAAGATGTAGACCAGGCAGCAAAAGGCGGTCAAAAGCAAGCGGAAGCGCCAAAACAAGACAAGCAGCAGGCGGCGAAATCTTCCGAGAAAACGGAATTCGACAAACCGGTAGAGCGGGTGAAAATGAGCCGCCGTCGTCAGACGATCGCGAACCGCTTGGTGGAAGCGCAGCATAACGCTGCCATGCTGACAACGTTTAACGAAGTGGATATGACCGCAATCATGAAACTGCGCAGCGAGCGGAAGGATAAATTCTTGGAAAAACACGATGTCAAGCTTGGGTTTATGTCGTTCTTTACGAAAGCTGTCGTCGGTGCTTTGAAGGAATTCCCGCTGATCAATGCAGAAATCCAAGGCAACGAACTTGTCCTGAAAAAATTCTATGATATTGGTATAGCCGTATCGACCGATGACGGACTCGTTGTTCCGGTTGTCCGTGACGCCGACCGTCTCGATTTTGCTGGTGTGGAACGGGAAATCGCACATCTTGGCAAGAAAGCACGGGATAAACAGTTGCAAATGGCTGATTTACAAGGCGGATCGTTCACGATTACAAACGGCGGTATTTTCGGATCGCTGTTATCGACGCCAATACTAAATGCGCCACAGGTTGGTATTCTCGGAATGCATTCCATCCAGAAACGGCCGATCGTCATGCCGGATGATTCCATCGAAGTACGTCCGATGATGTACGTGGCCATGTCTTATGATCATAGAATCGTAGATGGAAAAGATGCCGTGCAATTCCTGGTACGGATAAAACAAATGCTTGAAGATCCATACGATTTATTGTTGGAAGGATAA
- a CDS encoding SgrR family transcriptional regulator: MRAHLYSKEQNKQVTFKFEELETLWFCTRKNVKRKLKKFEEEDKLTYTPGIGRGNPSRLTFRQSFQKEVEQFVQESMQQDKLDDLIHLLQLPIPKVWVATISPQLQKMFGMQELKQEKDVLRTIISRDLSTLDPVYSSITVENHMIQQLGDTLVTYSGKRDEIRPRLAHHWQVDENNTTWTFYLRKGVRFHHQGVFTSGDVKHTLERFKPGTPFYWLVSDISEINCPNRYQITIKLNRSNPFFLRYLSSINLSILPKDVPFDEHQWIGTGPFRLKERNKKRIVLEAFDQYFLERPFLDRIEFWKISMDTVKTVTYNISVDEAFEEGIQKKEVETGFRFLAFNFTKQTAVQNPHFRTALFHLLDPYKMHHALGLEIPVEATSFFPWKSGQRSRDIEQVPGLLQLSGYQGEPLQLYCLDFPKAKEEAAWFQRQASQYGIRLELNSFSLEDFYSFTFDDTADMVFMGEVSTSDYHLSFLGAFYNEVLLFRRFMAPDQLEKIDNWLEAFKQSTTNQEREKIIDVMEDYLKDNHLILFQHHPIKNRIFHPMIQDIRFKSFGQVDFRKLWVK; the protein is encoded by the coding sequence TTGCGGGCCCATTTATATAGCAAAGAACAAAATAAACAGGTTACTTTTAAATTTGAGGAACTGGAAACGCTTTGGTTTTGCACGAGAAAAAATGTCAAACGAAAGCTGAAGAAATTCGAGGAAGAAGACAAATTAACCTATACGCCCGGAATCGGCAGAGGAAATCCATCCCGTTTAACCTTCCGTCAATCGTTTCAAAAAGAGGTCGAACAGTTTGTTCAAGAATCCATGCAGCAAGATAAACTGGATGATCTTATCCACTTGTTGCAGCTCCCTATACCCAAAGTATGGGTTGCAACTATCTCGCCGCAGCTGCAAAAAATGTTCGGTATGCAGGAGTTGAAGCAGGAGAAGGACGTTCTGCGCACGATTATCTCTCGGGATTTAAGTACGCTTGATCCGGTTTACAGTTCGATAACCGTTGAAAATCACATGATCCAGCAACTCGGTGATACGCTCGTCACGTATAGTGGAAAAAGAGATGAAATCCGCCCCCGTCTCGCCCATCATTGGCAGGTAGATGAAAACAATACCACTTGGACTTTTTACTTGCGAAAAGGAGTACGTTTCCATCATCAAGGCGTTTTCACAAGCGGCGATGTCAAGCATACATTGGAACGGTTTAAACCCGGCACACCGTTTTACTGGCTTGTAAGCGATATCTCGGAAATCAACTGTCCAAACAGATATCAAATCACCATTAAGTTAAACAGATCTAATCCCTTTTTTCTTCGCTATTTGAGCAGTATCAATCTATCCATCCTGCCCAAGGATGTACCTTTTGACGAACACCAATGGATTGGCACGGGGCCGTTTCGCCTGAAGGAACGCAACAAAAAGCGGATTGTTTTGGAAGCCTTTGACCAATACTTTCTCGAGCGTCCTTTTTTAGACCGGATTGAATTTTGGAAGATATCGATGGATACGGTGAAAACCGTCACCTATAACATAAGTGTTGACGAAGCATTCGAGGAGGGCATTCAGAAAAAAGAAGTGGAAACCGGCTTTCGCTTTCTCGCTTTCAATTTCACCAAACAAACTGCAGTACAAAACCCGCATTTCCGGACAGCGTTGTTTCACTTGCTTGACCCGTATAAAATGCACCACGCTTTGGGGCTGGAAATACCTGTGGAAGCCACCAGCTTTTTTCCGTGGAAATCAGGACAACGCAGCAGAGACATAGAACAGGTGCCAGGATTACTGCAGTTATCCGGTTATCAAGGGGAACCATTGCAGCTGTATTGCCTCGATTTTCCGAAAGCAAAAGAAGAAGCCGCATGGTTTCAGCGACAAGCTTCCCAATACGGCATTAGGCTAGAGTTGAACAGCTTTAGTTTGGAAGACTTTTACTCATTTACTTTCGACGACACGGCAGATATGGTTTTCATGGGGGAAGTTTCGACATCAGACTATCACTTATCCTTTTTAGGCGCCTTTTACAATGAAGTCCTGTTATTCAGACGTTTTATGGCACCAGACCAGCTCGAAAAAATCGACAACTGGCTGGAAGCATTCAAACAGTCCACAACCAATCAGGAAAGGGAAAAAATCATTGATGTGATGGAAGATTACTTGAAGGACAACCATCTGATCCTTTTTCAACATCATCCTATTAAAAACAGAATCTTCCACCCGATGATCCAGGATATCCGCTTTAAATCATTTGGCCAGGTAGATTTCCGAAAGTTGTGGGTGAAATAA